TGCATAGGGTAGGAAGAGCTTTGTATTTGTGGCCATTTTGTCAGCAGACATGGAGCGAGGAACTGTCCGTCTCAGGCGCGCCTACCGACGCAGACTGACTGCCTTTGTGCTTCTGATGGATAGAGAACAATCTGAAAAGGTGAGCGTTTTTTTAATGGTCATTGTGTGCTTAGTTTCCTTGTTGTTTGTTGATGCATTGTGGACTAGAGTGCGATTGCGGCcatgtgctttaattcatgtgctttaattcctgctaatattcttttacagactgatcgtgcttcccggcATCAGAGACGCTATTGGGTTCATCCCCTACTGACACAGAGGGGGACGAAGGGCCATTTTGCAAGCCTCTACCAAGATcttaaaaagtaagtgaagtgtaGCATGGGAATAGGTTTGATGTTGCGCtaagaatttttatttattttagcctgctctccctttctctctctctgcagccatcctGAGAAGTTCGTTTCTTTTTGTTGCCTgcctatggaggcctttgagcgccttctggagctggtgcgccgggatCTGACCTACCAGGATACGcagatgaggaaggcgatcactgcagaagaaaggctgctcatcacccttcggtaagtaACCTTTCTTATCGTGTCACTGTTGTTCTATCTGTAATGTAATTTGTGAGTGTACAgccaattgttttttttaattttattgtttCCGTGATTTTTGCGCAGTACCAGTTTTTATGCTCTGATTGCTCCGGCAgtaggacgtaatgctatagcattacgtcacactgctTTTTGACAGCTAGGCTATTGAGCACCCCTTTTATTAGCACCACGCccatcatgacacctgcacggctacccCGATCTCACCGGGCGGGTGGGTGTTTGGTTGCCCGTGCGTGGCACCAGAACAGCATCATCTTGTGGCTGGTTGACTTCAGATACAGTGTCAGCAGCGAGATTGTTGAACTTACCATACCAGCAAACTTGGGCAACCTTTGTTGTGCACCGGCAGTGAACGGGACCAAGTTACCTTCCTGAGTGTAGCAGGAACATGTTTGcattttctcattctctctctcctttTGTTGTGGATGGGGAGAATGGAAATCTGAACCATGTGTGGCGTGGAAAGTgagaatttcacccccccccccccatgtatacCTTTCAATTGCAAATCTTATTTCCTTCACACGAATTCTACTGCGTTCTCCAATCAATTTCGTGTtgagaacaatatctgaatactgtatacatagaagtGTTGAtgtaatgcaagtcttcattgtgtactaacttttgtttctcttctctgcttcttttcagcttcttggccacaggagagagctatgcatccctgcatctccaatttcgtgtttgtaaatctaccatcaccgaaattgtgaggtgcacatgcagcgccatctggcagaagttgcagcccatcgtgatgccttcacctaccgaggacacttggcaacgtgttgcagcaggctttcaagatgttgccaaatttcctaactgcataggcgccgtcgacggcaaacatgtgcgtgtgcttcagccagcccactcaggctccaaatttgtcaattacaaaaatttttttcaattgtcctgatggccgtggctgatgcacatagcaaatttgtttgcatcgacgtcggcgcctatggcagcactggagattctcgggtgctgcgaacatcacagattgggatacaaattctccgagatggcgtcacgctcccagccccacaacctttcccgggaaccacacatccagtcccctttgtgatggtatcggatgaagctttcccgttgatgccaaacctgttgcgcccatacccgcgaagaggactgaatgcccggaaaaggatttttaattatcggctgagccgggcacgtcgtgtggttgagtgtgccttcaggattatggtaagtcagtggagagttctagggactaccctaatggtagaccctaccacagttgatgaccttgtcaaggcatgttgtgttcttcacaactacctccggTACTATCGCCCCGAGGTAGATGTGGAAGAACTCgatcctgcctttgacacggtcatcaactggggggGAGGTAGGACGCCTGCTACTGCAGTGCAGGTACGAgaactcttcactgactatttccttagtcacgaaggcaccgtgccatggcagttctcctgtgtcggtggtgtgcagccctaactgcagtgtgaccctcccccggcgcccagccCCAGAAGGACGCGGAAAACAAAGTACGTGgagaaaaacgtattttattaaaggcGCAAAAGGTCACTCCTCCACCTTTAATTTCaaattttctgaaattgttcaacCGTTTGCATAATAAAATGTGTTTATATTTCAAGAAAAAAtttgttcttccatttttttcGCCGCACAAGATACATAAACTTTATTGTAAAATTCACGAAAATTGTTAGGCTATGATGGTTTTTTATTAATAGCTAAATGAACATTGCATGAGTTGAACCGTATCCTTCTTTTCAGCGTAGCTAACGATTACCACTACATGAATAGaacaaattttgcacaagcaatgGAACCAGTTTCGCAAGCTTGACGACACATCATAATGTAGCGTTACATTAGCCACGCACCGGGAGTGCATcaaaccacattttttttttccttgctacGTTTTTTAAAACACGTTCATCCAGACACAATTTTACATCACTGTCGGATAGCGGTATTGTGTGTTTGCTTTATATTTCTAGCAACAAATAAGGAGGGCCTGTAGTTGCACACATTTCGCACGTAGTAACGGTACAATGTGGTGTAAAGTTTTTCTCCGTCACTGGCCAATCCACAACCAGTTTAGCTTTGGCCACACTTGACGGACATGCTGCAAGCGAAAATGATGATGGGAACAGGCACGCAGACTGCCCCTGTTctcatcaccatttttttttttttttcatgctcgaaCTCCGCTAACATACATTACACTAGAGCGAGCATGAAGATAGACaggaaaataaataaaggaaaacaAAGGACAATGAGTCCAAGAAGTGAtttaccccaaccttggaggacagcaaggcagcggaaaaaaacaaaaaaacacgcgCAAACACAGTCCTTCTCGTACAGTGGCACAGCCATCGAAGAACTTAACGGTCATGCCACTGACGGGAAGGAATGAGTGCACCTAGCCTTTTTTGCAGCAGAGCACATAGTAGCCGGCAGTGAGCGATGTTAAGAAATTGCAACCCCAATCTTTCCCATGACCATCCGTAGGATTTCTGGGACACCAGCCAACTCCATGCAGTGTGAGACAAGGCAACAGCACAACGGAACCTGCACTTTCCAATGGTAGCGTCTAAGACATTGCAGTTATCCCAAAGTAAACGTTTgtgatcactgcaatgtcgtatAACTAAAAGAGCTTTCTCCTATACTGCATTGAGATGCATTTGGTGGCGAGCACAGTCGTGCGGTTGAGTGTTGCGATGTCTGTTGCAGAGGGCTGTTCATCAGTGAGAGAAACGACGATTGTGACGGGGAACCGCCAGAGACCGTGTCGCCGTAGCCAGTGTCAGGAGAGCCATGGTGCATGGGGTATACCGTTGTCCTAGAAACCCTGGcaggttgatcagggaaagattggggtgcaGGCAACATGCGGTTTGAGGGTTGTACTGGAAAGGCTGCATTTTTCATTGCCACAATAATGGCAGTGCTATCGGCAATGGGTCTTTGAGAACCAAAAATCTCTAACACAGTGTAAAGAACTGGCGGAAGGAATAGTCCACTGACGCTCCGAGCTCAGTTCACGAATGCGTGACGCAATGGTGGtacccattgtgtcccactgATCCTCCGTCTCAGACCGCCGCAATAAAGACAGCGCCTCTTGGGTGGCATCTGGCTTGTTATTCTTCCGACGCGGGCGAGCAGCAACGCTGCGGCTCGTCCGCTCGGAACTCACCTCCCTGCTACGACATGCTCTGCTGGCAGGGGCAGTAGTATTGCCACACGACACATTTTGTTCCCCCACTTCCGGAGTTACTGAAGTGGGGTTCAAATCGGGCGTGCTACGCTGGCTGTCTTCCAAGGCTGGGGTACCTTCTCTGGGCTCATCATCCTGC
Above is a window of Eleutherodactylus coqui strain aEleCoq1 chromosome 3, aEleCoq1.hap1, whole genome shotgun sequence DNA encoding:
- the LOC136620950 gene encoding uncharacterized protein translates to MERGTVRLRRAYRRRLTAFVLLMDREQSEKTDRASRHQRRYWVHPLLTQRGTKGHFASLYQDLKNHPEKFVSFCCLPMEAFERLLELVRRDLTYQDTQMRKAITAEERLLITLRFLATGESYASLHLQFRVCKSTITEIVRCTCSAIWQKLQPIVMPSPTEDTWQRVAAGFQDVAKFPNCIGAVDGKHVRVLQPAHSGSKFVNYKNFFQLS